DNA sequence from the Sphingomonas sp. genome:
CACCACCGGCGACAATGCGCTGCACACGGCCGAGATGGTCCGTTTCTTCTGCGACGCGCTGGACGGCGTGGAGGCGGACGCCGCTTTGGGCCTGACGCCCGCCAGCTACGTGCTGGAGAAATATCCGGAAGGGAATCGCGCCTTCCACCGCTTCCGCGACGGCGCCTTCTCCTCGTGCAACCTCTATGCGCTGCTGACCCCGAAGGGGATCGAGGGGGCGCAGGTGTTCCGGGGCGGCGGCCAGTTCGGCAAGAAGCCCAAACGGCTGATCGGCGCCTTCGGCCTGTTCGCCTTCCTCCTCTACAAGAGCCGGCTGTTCACCCTGCAGACCGTGCTGAACGCGCTGTCGCGGGCGGTCGGCGTGAAGACCAGACCGGTGCCGATGCCCTTCGCCGAGGGGCCGATCGACGTGGACCGGCAAGTGGACTGGGATCTGGCGAACCGGATCGTGGCGGCGCGGGAGGGCTGAACCTTCCCGTCATTCCAGCGAAAACTGGAATCTACCTTTTCTTCTTCGCGTCTTCGCGCCTTCGCGTGAAATAAGCAGCCTGGTTCACGCGAAGACGCGAAGGAAGGAATGGAAAGAAGCTGGATTCCCGCTTTCGCGGGAATGACGATGGGTTGATGCGGCCCGTCCCGCTTTCCGACCGCCCTCTCCGCGCCCCAAAAGCGCCTTATTGCGCATTCATCTGGCCGTCACATATCGGGGCGCAAAGGCGCTCCCTTCGTCGCGCCGGACGCGCTACAAGGATATCGGACAAGAGACGTGAAGATCGCCCAGACCCTCCGCCCGTCATTCTGGCGCCGCGAGCATCATCTCGACAAGATGACGCTGCGCGAGCTTGTGATCGCCTATTTCCAATATCCGGCGATCATCGCCTATCTGCTGCTCGCCGCCGCCTCGATCGGCGCCTTCGCCTGGCAGCCGGCGCCGCTGGTGCCGACCTTACTCGCCATCGGCGTGGCCAGCGTCGCCTATCCGCTCATCTGGTACCTGCTGCACCGCTGGGTGCTGCACAGCCGCTGGATGTTCAAGATGCCGCTGCTCGCGTCGACCTGGAAGCGCATCCATTACGATCACCACCAGGATCCGAACCATCTGGAAGTGCTGTTCGGCGCTCTGCACACGACGCTGCCGACCATCGCGCTGGGCGTGATCCCGATCGGCTATGCGATCGGCCTGCCCTGGGACGCCAGCTTCGGCGCCGCCGCGATCGCCTTCGCGACGGGGCTCATCACGACCTGCATCTACGAATTCGTCCACTGCATCCAGCATCTGGCCTACAAGCCCAAGCACAAGCTGCTGGTCGAAATGAAGAAGCGCCACATGGCCCATCATTTCCACGACGAGAACGGCAATTACGGCATCACCACCTTCTTCTGGGACAAGGTGTTCGGCACCTATTACGACCGCC
Encoded proteins:
- a CDS encoding NTP transferase domain-containing protein, giving the protein MTDTRYAALVLAASRGNLDPLAKAGGVSHKCFIDIAGQPMLRRVVAAVLESGRIGQTIVAIEEESIEEAKEILAGLPGADAISYVPSRDTIATSVAAVASADMLPLVITTGDNALHTAEMVRFFCDALDGVEADAALGLTPASYVLEKYPEGNRAFHRFRDGAFSSCNLYALLTPKGIEGAQVFRGGGQFGKKPKRLIGAFGLFAFLLYKSRLFTLQTVLNALSRAVGVKTRPVPMPFAEGPIDVDRQVDWDLANRIVAAREG
- a CDS encoding sterol desaturase family protein, whose amino-acid sequence is MTLRELVIAYFQYPAIIAYLLLAAASIGAFAWQPAPLVPTLLAIGVASVAYPLIWYLLHRWVLHSRWMFKMPLLASTWKRIHYDHHQDPNHLEVLFGALHTTLPTIALGVIPIGYAIGLPWDASFGAAAIAFATGLITTCIYEFVHCIQHLAYKPKHKLLVEMKKRHMAHHFHDENGNYGITTFFWDKVFGTYYDRPERPAKSPTVFNLGYTPEVAERYPWVAQLSGGVATGHPRQRDRD